From Nitrospirota bacterium, the proteins below share one genomic window:
- a CDS encoding PIN domain-containing protein — translation MGVVLDTSVLIEWERKAEALQAYAAAYPDEPLGLSVISAAELLHGVHRAESAARHLKRSAFVEQVLSSFPVYDFDPAVSRLYAELWATLERTGLRVGAHDLIIGATAISRGDTVLTLNRRDFG, via the coding sequence GTGGGTGTAGTCCTCGATACGAGCGTGCTGATCGAGTGGGAGCGTAAAGCTGAGGCGCTCCAGGCGTACGCCGCGGCCTACCCGGACGAGCCGCTGGGCCTCAGCGTGATTTCCGCCGCCGAGTTGCTTCATGGGGTCCACCGGGCGGAGAGCGCCGCCCGGCACTTGAAGCGTTCGGCCTTCGTGGAGCAGGTGCTCTCGTCCTTCCCGGTTTACGACTTCGATCCGGCTGTCTCGCGCCTGTACGCGGAACTGTGGGCGACGCTGGAGCGCACAGGCCTCCGGGTCGGAGCCCATGATCTCATCATTGGGGCGACCGCGATCTCGAGAGGCGACACTGTCCTGACGCTCAACCGCCGGGACTTCGGTTAA
- a CDS encoding tetratricopeptide repeat protein — MPPGETPGFMVGKSVPVTLLIVLGALSAFHVPAFTQTDQTQPTATSEAGRNRPAPSAVDQTSTITDLREAVRRQPESAETRFTLASTLYNAGEFDGAIDEYRLLLRLQPDHRQARLNLAVALMATQQWREAVAELLETLRLAPDLAQAQYNLGTAYFALKNWPAAIEAYRNALKLRPDHPDAHYRLGLSLKQAKRDSEAVDELLLAARDGIAKAQYLLGNAFQSGQGVKKSWARAIGWWFLAAEQGLEEANAALARLRRLATEKGARSAKDATAAAQAFQDFRADLWLDFPDLVPSADGEGVGATLLKQGRIQDAVPVLIREAYALGEVSHYLLERLYEEGVEGQLTPYDPRILHYLETTAAEGMTHSRLALARIYARGLGVHRDQARVKALLKGLPKEEAQLIIEGFPPTSKGQ; from the coding sequence ATGCCTCCCGGAGAAACACCCGGCTTCATGGTCGGCAAATCGGTTCCAGTGACGCTCCTCATCGTGCTCGGCGCCCTCTCGGCCTTTCATGTACCAGCCTTCACCCAGACAGATCAAACCCAGCCAACTGCGACAAGCGAAGCCGGCCGGAACAGGCCTGCGCCGTCAGCCGTCGACCAGACGAGTACGATCACCGACCTCCGGGAAGCCGTCCGGCGCCAGCCGGAATCGGCTGAAACCCGCTTCACGTTGGCATCCACGCTGTACAACGCCGGCGAGTTCGACGGCGCGATCGACGAATACCGTCTGCTGCTGCGGCTCCAGCCGGACCATCGGCAGGCCCGGCTCAACCTCGCCGTCGCCCTGATGGCCACACAGCAGTGGCGCGAGGCGGTCGCGGAGTTGTTGGAAACCCTTCGCCTGGCTCCCGACCTTGCCCAGGCCCAGTACAACCTGGGCACCGCGTACTTCGCCTTGAAGAACTGGCCGGCGGCGATCGAGGCCTACCGTAACGCATTGAAGCTGCGCCCCGACCACCCCGATGCTCATTACCGATTGGGGCTGAGCCTCAAGCAGGCCAAGCGCGACAGCGAGGCGGTGGACGAACTGCTGCTTGCGGCGCGAGACGGGATCGCCAAAGCCCAATATCTCCTCGGAAACGCCTTCCAGTCCGGACAGGGTGTCAAAAAGAGTTGGGCTCGCGCCATCGGGTGGTGGTTCCTCGCGGCCGAACAGGGTCTGGAGGAAGCGAACGCCGCGCTGGCACGGCTGCGCCGACTCGCCACAGAGAAAGGGGCTCGCAGTGCCAAGGACGCGACAGCGGCGGCGCAGGCCTTTCAGGACTTCCGAGCCGATCTGTGGCTGGATTTTCCCGACCTCGTACCCTCGGCCGACGGAGAAGGGGTCGGGGCGACCTTGCTCAAACAGGGCCGCATTCAAGATGCCGTTCCCGTCCTGATCCGCGAGGCGTATGCGCTCGGCGAAGTCTCCCACTATCTGCTGGAGCGTCTTTACGAAGAGGGAGTCGAAGGGCAGTTGACTCCCTACGATCCGCGTATCCTCCACTACCTTGAGACGACAGCCGCAGAGGGGATGACCCATTCACGGCTCGCCCTGGCCCGCATTTATGCCAGGGGATTGGGCGTCCATCGGGACCAGGCGCGGGTGAAAGCCTTGCTCAAAGGTCTCCCCAAGGAAGAAGCGCAGTTGATCATCGAAGGCTTCCCGCCCACGTCCAAAGGTCAGTGA
- a CDS encoding tetratricopeptide repeat protein produces MKSGWAPVTVLVLLTTSPAWSQGPSAPPTEEQPAPSATEAPAEPPAPRPASEPVAPSQEPPSGQTAAAPEQAIEALRQAVNAAPNAYDVRVRLGLAEWAAGDLSAAIVQLRQATRLKPDAAEARLKLADALYQFGDVESAIEEYRVLTRLQPDLAQAHLGLGTALMVKQDWRTALAEFREALRLDAGLAQAHYNMGTIHYTTRDFLAAIQSYREALKLKPDFPDAHYHLGLVLKLANRDAEAAEELQIAATNGVPKAQYFLGSAYRSGHGVPKNLLLAITWWVRAAEQGMSQAGEALAQLRQTTLAKGPRAQKEAQAALRAFQQYLAELEQDFPDLARPDEAESVGASLLKTDRAQDAIPVLIREAYALHEPSQSLLEKLYEEGIEGQVSPYDSRILNYFQTTAAAGLPRSRLMLARIYAKGLGVAPDGAKAKAMLKGFSKGERKRTAEDAHPGRKSSPAQ; encoded by the coding sequence ATGAAGAGCGGGTGGGCTCCTGTCACCGTGCTCGTGCTGCTGACGACATCCCCCGCATGGTCTCAGGGTCCCTCGGCTCCACCGACCGAGGAGCAACCGGCTCCTTCCGCGACCGAAGCTCCCGCCGAACCCCCTGCGCCCCGTCCTGCTTCGGAGCCCGTCGCCCCCTCCCAGGAACCTCCGTCCGGCCAAACTGCCGCGGCGCCGGAGCAAGCCATCGAGGCGTTGCGCCAGGCGGTGAACGCCGCGCCGAATGCCTACGACGTTCGCGTGCGATTGGGGCTTGCCGAGTGGGCCGCCGGCGATCTGTCCGCCGCGATCGTTCAGCTTCGCCAGGCGACCCGCCTCAAGCCGGACGCCGCAGAGGCCCGCCTGAAGCTCGCCGACGCGCTCTACCAGTTCGGCGACGTGGAAAGCGCCATCGAGGAGTACCGAGTGCTGACGCGGCTGCAGCCCGACCTCGCGCAGGCCCACCTGGGTCTCGGGACGGCGCTCATGGTGAAGCAAGATTGGCGGACCGCCCTGGCCGAATTTCGGGAAGCGTTGCGACTGGATGCCGGCCTCGCGCAAGCGCATTACAACATGGGAACGATCCACTACACGACGAGGGATTTTCTGGCGGCGATCCAATCCTACCGCGAGGCGCTGAAGCTCAAACCGGATTTTCCCGATGCGCATTACCACCTGGGCCTGGTGTTGAAATTGGCGAACCGCGACGCCGAAGCGGCTGAAGAGCTGCAAATCGCCGCCACGAACGGTGTCCCCAAAGCGCAATACTTTCTGGGCAGCGCCTATCGCTCCGGGCACGGCGTGCCGAAGAATTTGCTCCTCGCCATTACCTGGTGGGTGCGCGCGGCGGAACAAGGCATGAGCCAGGCCGGCGAAGCCTTGGCGCAGTTGCGACAGACGACACTCGCCAAAGGCCCTCGCGCCCAGAAAGAGGCGCAGGCCGCGCTGCGAGCCTTCCAGCAATATCTGGCGGAGCTGGAGCAGGACTTCCCGGACCTCGCCCGTCCCGATGAAGCCGAGAGCGTCGGGGCATCGCTGCTCAAAACGGACCGGGCGCAGGACGCGATTCCGGTCCTGATTCGAGAGGCCTACGCCCTCCACGAACCGTCACAGTCCCTCCTGGAGAAATTGTACGAGGAAGGGATCGAGGGGCAGGTGTCGCCGTATGATTCCCGCATTCTGAACTACTTCCAGACGACGGCCGCGGCAGGGTTGCCCCGCTCCCGACTCATGTTGGCCCGCATCTACGCGAAGGGGCTCGGCGTGGCTCCCGACGGCGCCAAGGCGAAAGCCATGTTGAAAGGATTCTCCAAAGGGGAACGCAAACGGACGGCGGAGGACGCGCACCCCGGCCGGAAGTCCTCCCCGGCTCAATAA
- a CDS encoding sigma 54-interacting transcriptional regulator, with product MSFGQRARAMFTGSTALQALAIGSAATLAAWFLWQAAPATFTTLEWAPYDAWLRFRAPVPASPSVVLVTRDQASEERFGTGPWDRALIAKLVTALHDAGAAVIGVDLPITAPSPPHLGGAVSDAMLAEATKEAGNVVYPLTPTLAADSQFSRESEAEGPSSWTHPSWPTITPDAAPRIPTGPRLSGAMPALAQQAYAVGHLLALPDGDRVVRQIPLYVSAGDRAIPAFGLALVAAFHKENLEISLAGSTTQQLEALRIPVCSAARLFVNYVGDGLASSFSSLSFAALVDAVDQGDRDRLEGWLDGKIVLLLPNSDGEPLWTTPTGRPIAQGIIHAHALHTLLTRKWIRPISFLWQIILPPALAGLAAGALLSLKGWKGLLTASGLALGYGMLLILTLAVWGWVLPLVVPLSATLLVFGGTTVWSHVSAGQRFRLVEQDMRRIQQELVAVREALVRRENVVEGLEEDLEAARAAIAQSTGRQEELVRTTDVLRTELAQARSQEAAARKRMQELERELDGLQAVASDRSRLSDAEQERLRQECEHLGIITRDPVVLGLFRDLKKGARSSLSVLLLGEPGTGKELFARAVHRLSLRASQPFIAVNMAAISPDLFESELFGHVRGSFTGATSDRKGYFELAHQGTIFLDEIGDLRLDHQGKLLRVLQDRTFYRVGATTPTVVDVRVVTATNKDLARGVSEGWFREDLYFRLKGLVLRLPPLRERPDDVPLLADHCVRTAAAQLGREGVRLSREALAALQRHEWKGNIRELRHCLEQAVALAEGPVITEADLRLAVEEPSLTGREPALDRSPDEPMTDAAVLTCLRRHGFDMQATAKALKCDRSTVTQRLKGLSFQALVDAGGDQAKAALALAGDPALVRTVELKLADYYGHLIKTVEGFRSAEEALLDCQRRFKNLPDRHFRAVETLIRRHFARTPTSVKTR from the coding sequence ATGTCGTTCGGTCAACGCGCCCGCGCCATGTTCACCGGCTCCACCGCGCTCCAAGCGCTCGCGATCGGCTCGGCGGCCACCCTCGCGGCATGGTTCCTCTGGCAGGCCGCGCCGGCCACGTTCACGACGTTGGAATGGGCCCCCTACGACGCCTGGCTCCGATTCCGCGCCCCGGTTCCGGCCAGTCCCTCCGTCGTGCTGGTGACCAGGGATCAGGCGAGCGAGGAGCGGTTCGGCACAGGCCCCTGGGACCGCGCGCTCATCGCGAAACTCGTCACGGCGCTCCACGACGCAGGCGCGGCCGTCATCGGCGTGGATCTGCCCATCACCGCGCCCAGCCCTCCGCATCTCGGCGGCGCGGTCAGCGATGCCATGTTGGCGGAAGCGACCAAGGAGGCCGGGAATGTCGTCTATCCGCTGACACCAACCTTGGCGGCCGACTCGCAATTCTCCCGTGAATCCGAGGCGGAGGGGCCCTCGTCATGGACCCACCCCAGTTGGCCGACCATCACCCCGGATGCCGCGCCCCGGATCCCGACCGGGCCGAGACTGTCGGGCGCCATGCCGGCGCTTGCGCAGCAGGCCTATGCCGTGGGGCACCTGCTTGCCTTGCCCGACGGCGATCGCGTCGTTCGGCAGATCCCGTTGTATGTATCCGCCGGAGACCGCGCTATTCCTGCCTTCGGGCTCGCGCTGGTCGCGGCGTTCCACAAGGAGAATCTGGAAATCAGCCTGGCGGGATCGACGACGCAGCAACTGGAGGCGCTGCGCATCCCTGTCTGCTCGGCTGCTCGGTTGTTCGTCAATTATGTCGGAGACGGCCTGGCCTCCTCGTTCTCCTCGCTGTCGTTCGCTGCGCTCGTGGACGCCGTCGATCAAGGGGACCGCGACCGGCTTGAAGGGTGGCTGGACGGCAAGATCGTCCTGCTGTTGCCGAACTCGGACGGCGAGCCCTTGTGGACGACGCCGACCGGCCGACCGATCGCGCAGGGGATCATCCATGCGCATGCGCTGCATACGTTGCTGACCCGGAAGTGGATCCGGCCGATCTCTTTTCTGTGGCAGATCATCCTGCCGCCGGCCCTTGCCGGGCTCGCCGCCGGGGCGCTGCTGTCCCTGAAAGGATGGAAGGGGCTCCTCACGGCCTCGGGACTGGCGCTCGGCTACGGCATGCTGCTGATCTTGACGTTGGCCGTGTGGGGGTGGGTGTTGCCCCTTGTCGTCCCCTTGTCCGCCACGCTCCTGGTGTTCGGCGGCACCACCGTCTGGAGTCACGTCTCGGCGGGACAGCGCTTCCGGCTGGTCGAGCAGGACATGCGGCGCATCCAGCAGGAATTGGTCGCCGTGCGCGAGGCCCTGGTCCGCCGGGAAAACGTCGTCGAAGGGTTGGAAGAGGACCTGGAGGCCGCGCGCGCGGCCATTGCCCAGTCCACCGGTCGGCAAGAGGAGTTGGTCAGGACCACCGACGTCCTTCGGACGGAACTCGCGCAAGCCCGATCCCAGGAAGCGGCGGCCCGCAAGCGCATGCAGGAACTGGAACGCGAATTAGACGGCCTGCAGGCCGTCGCGTCGGACCGGAGCCGCTTGAGCGACGCGGAGCAGGAACGCCTGCGGCAGGAGTGCGAGCACCTCGGCATCATCACGCGGGACCCCGTCGTCCTCGGCCTGTTTCGCGACCTCAAAAAGGGGGCCCGCTCCTCGCTCTCGGTCCTCTTGTTGGGCGAGCCCGGCACGGGCAAGGAACTGTTCGCCCGCGCCGTGCACCGGCTCAGCCTGCGCGCGAGTCAGCCCTTCATCGCGGTCAATATGGCGGCGATCTCGCCGGATCTCTTCGAGAGCGAGTTGTTCGGCCACGTCCGGGGCAGCTTCACCGGGGCAACGAGCGATCGGAAAGGCTACTTCGAGCTGGCCCACCAGGGCACGATCTTCCTGGACGAGATCGGCGACCTGCGGCTGGACCACCAAGGCAAGCTGCTCCGCGTGCTGCAAGACCGGACGTTCTACCGCGTCGGCGCCACGACGCCGACCGTCGTCGACGTCCGGGTCGTGACCGCCACCAATAAGGACCTGGCGCGCGGGGTGTCGGAAGGCTGGTTCCGGGAAGACCTCTATTTCCGGCTGAAGGGGCTAGTCCTGCGGCTGCCGCCCTTGCGGGAGCGTCCGGACGATGTGCCGCTCCTGGCCGATCATTGCGTCCGCACCGCCGCCGCGCAACTCGGCCGCGAGGGGGTGCGCCTGTCGCGCGAGGCGCTGGCCGCGCTGCAGCGCCACGAATGGAAGGGCAACATCCGCGAGCTGCGCCACTGTCTGGAACAGGCCGTCGCGCTCGCCGAAGGTCCGGTGATCACCGAGGCGGATCTCCGGCTGGCGGTCGAGGAACCTTCGTTGACAGGCCGCGAACCCGCCCTCGATCGGTCGCCGGATGAGCCCATGACCGACGCCGCCGTGCTGACCTGTCTGCGCCGTCACGGGTTCGACATGCAGGCCACGGCGAAGGCGTTGAAGTGCGACCGCAGCACCGTCACCCAACGGCTCAAGGGCCTGAGCTTCCAGGCTTTGGTGGACGCGGGTGGAGATCAGGCCAAGGCCGCCCTCGCGCTGGCCGGCGATCCGGCCCTGGTTCGGACCGTCGAGCTGAAGCTGGCGGACTATTACGGACACCTGATCAAGACCGTCGAGGGGTTCCGTTCCGCGGAAGAGGCCCTCCTCGATTGCCAGCGACGCTTCAAAAATCTCCCCGACCGCCACTTTCGCGCCGTCGAGACGCTCATCCGTCGGCATTTTGCCCGGACGCCTACCTCGGTGAAGACGCGATGA
- the cas6 gene encoding CRISPR system precrRNA processing endoribonuclease RAMP protein Cas6, with protein sequence MLSPGEWRKPLRKNDRGGIATSPAGIADPRNLMLQAFSLSWFRFVLEPENRVALHPRNPGNTLRGAFGSTFKRLVCPTPADCRETCRLKATCPHGQIFEPSPPPGADRLSLNQDIPRPFVFRPPNGIETTARPGEVIQFDLILIGKALDYFPYFLVTFRELGDQGIGLGRGRYEISRVMQLDPLPAFRVPQPASGNQIGESGQRITDSGAIEIYSAKDQLVRPSQSRLTFQDCHLAAEQLTISGLQTAGSVERSADCGWRIAGCGARLAEGGSRSADSGMRIMIRFLTPTLLKADGRIVERPEFHHLIKRLRDRINALAHFYCDDALDIDFKAFGERAEAVRTASCRIRWEDRDRRSWKTGLTHDMGGFVGDVTYEGDLEEFLPLLILGQYTHVGKYAVWGHGQYEILQKD encoded by the coding sequence TTGCTTTCGCCGGGGGAATGGCGTAAGCCTCTGCGCAAAAACGACCGTGGCGGGATAGCAACCTCACCTGCAGGGATAGCCGATCCCAGGAACCTCATGCTGCAGGCGTTTTCCCTTTCGTGGTTTCGCTTCGTACTGGAGCCTGAAAATCGGGTCGCGCTCCACCCGCGCAATCCCGGCAATACCCTTCGCGGCGCGTTCGGTTCCACATTCAAGCGCCTCGTCTGCCCCACACCGGCCGACTGTCGTGAGACCTGCCGCCTGAAGGCCACCTGTCCGCATGGGCAGATCTTCGAACCCAGCCCGCCGCCGGGAGCGGATCGGCTCAGTTTGAATCAGGACATTCCCCGCCCCTTCGTGTTCCGTCCCCCGAACGGCATCGAGACAACGGCCCGGCCCGGCGAGGTCATCCAGTTCGACCTGATCCTTATCGGCAAGGCGCTCGATTACTTCCCTTACTTTTTGGTCACCTTCCGTGAGCTCGGCGACCAAGGCATCGGTCTTGGTCGGGGCCGCTACGAAATCAGTCGGGTGATGCAACTGGATCCGCTGCCCGCGTTCCGCGTCCCGCAACCCGCAAGCGGCAATCAGATTGGGGAAAGCGGACAGCGGATAACGGATAGCGGCGCTATCGAAATCTACTCTGCAAAGGATCAACTCGTTCGTCCATCCCAATCCCGCCTGACTTTTCAAGATTGTCACCTTGCTGCCGAACAGTTGACCATTAGCGGATTGCAGACTGCAGGCAGCGTTGAGCGGTCTGCGGATTGCGGGTGGCGGATTGCGGGCTGCGGGGCACGGTTGGCGGAAGGCGGATCGCGGAGTGCGGATAGCGGTATGCGGATCATGATCCGCTTTCTCACCCCGACGCTTCTCAAAGCCGACGGCAGGATCGTCGAGCGCCCGGAGTTCCACCACCTGATCAAGCGCCTGCGCGACCGCATCAACGCCCTCGCCCATTTCTACTGCGACGACGCGCTGGACATAGACTTCAAAGCCTTCGGCGAGCGCGCCGAAGCCGTCCGAACCGCGAGCTGCCGCATCCGATGGGAAGACCGCGACCGCCGCTCCTGGAAAACCGGCCTCACGCATGACATGGGCGGGTTTGTGGGCGACGTGACGTATGAAGGGGACCTAGAAGAGTTCCTGCCGTTGCTGATCCTGGGGCAGTACACGCACGTCGGCAAATATGCGGTGTGGGGCCATGGGCAATATGAAATTCTTCAGAAGGATTGA
- a CDS encoding type II toxin-antitoxin system RelE/ParE family toxin, with protein sequence MPYTVLLRPAAERDLKKLPPEVRSRIKDVLLSLEQDPLPPGVTKLTDSSNLWRIRCGDYRILFEIDDTARTVLVLRIAHRREAYR encoded by the coding sequence ATGCCCTACACCGTTCTGCTCCGGCCGGCGGCGGAACGGGACCTCAAGAAGCTCCCTCCAGAGGTCCGATCCCGAATCAAAGACGTTCTTCTCAGTCTTGAACAAGATCCTCTCCCTCCCGGCGTCACAAAGCTGACCGACAGCAGTAATCTCTGGCGTATTCGCTGCGGCGATTACCGCATCCTTTTTGAAATTGATGACACGGCGCGGACTGTTCTTGTTCTGCGTATTGCCCATCGTCGAGAGGCCTACCGGTAG